A stretch of Acidovorax sp. RAC01 DNA encodes these proteins:
- a CDS encoding amino acid ABC transporter permease, producing MSWDWQVFCQDTMDRDIVQSCFGKGGDITYLDWMLSAWGWTVSVSVLALVLALLLGSLIGTLRTLQDRPMVVRLGNAWVELFRNIPLLVQIFLWYHVLPSLFPVLHGVPGFLLVVLALGFFTSARIAEQVRSGIQALPRGQRYAGLAMGFTTFQTYRYVLLPMAFRIIIPPLTSETMNIFKNSSVAFAVSVAELTMFAMQAQEETSRGIEVYLAVTGLYIVSAFAINRIMAFIEKRARIPGMALASAGGGGH from the coding sequence ATGAGTTGGGATTGGCAGGTGTTCTGCCAGGACACCATGGACAGGGACATTGTGCAAAGCTGCTTTGGCAAGGGCGGCGACATCACATACCTGGACTGGATGCTGTCGGCCTGGGGCTGGACGGTGTCTGTATCGGTGCTGGCGCTTGTGCTGGCGTTGTTGTTGGGCTCGTTGATCGGGACCTTGCGGACCTTGCAGGACAGGCCCATGGTCGTGCGGCTGGGCAATGCCTGGGTCGAGCTGTTTCGCAACATCCCCCTGCTGGTCCAGATCTTTCTGTGGTACCACGTCCTGCCCAGTCTGTTTCCGGTGCTGCACGGGGTGCCTGGCTTCCTGCTTGTCGTGCTGGCTCTGGGTTTCTTCACGTCTGCGCGTATTGCCGAGCAGGTGCGCTCGGGTATCCAGGCGCTGCCACGCGGCCAGCGCTACGCGGGCCTGGCGATGGGCTTCACCACGTTCCAGACCTACCGCTATGTGCTGCTGCCCATGGCGTTTCGCATCATCATCCCGCCACTGACCAGCGAGACGATGAACATCTTCAAGAATTCGTCCGTGGCGTTCGCCGTGTCGGTCGCTGAACTCACCATGTTTGCCATGCAGGCACAGGAAGAAACGTCGCGTGGTATCGAGGTCTACCTGGCCGTGACGGGTCTGTACATCGTGTCCGCATTCGCCATCAACCGCATCATGGCCTTCATCGAAAAGCGCGCCCGCATCCCGGGCATGGCCCTGGCCAGCGCAGGCGGGGGAGGTCACTGA
- a CDS encoding amino acid ABC transporter permease translates to MNLDFSFYNWDLISNFVLKGLYFSLVLTLVATVGGVLFGTVLALMRLSGKKWLEVPATIYVNGMRSIPLVMVILWFFLLVPAIIGRPIGAEMSAVITFIAFEAAYFSEIMRAGIQSIPKGQVHAGQALGMTYGQNMKLVVLPQAFRNMLPVLLTQTIILFQDTSLVYAIGAYDMLKGFEVAGKNFGRPIEAYLAAAVLYFVMCYALSWLVKRLHQKIAIIR, encoded by the coding sequence ATGAATCTCGATTTTTCGTTCTACAACTGGGACCTGATCAGCAACTTCGTGCTCAAGGGGCTGTACTTCAGCCTCGTGCTCACGCTGGTGGCCACGGTTGGCGGTGTGCTGTTCGGCACCGTTCTGGCGCTGATGCGCCTGTCGGGCAAGAAGTGGCTGGAAGTCCCCGCCACCATCTACGTCAACGGCATGCGCAGCATTCCGCTGGTGATGGTGATCTTGTGGTTCTTCCTGCTCGTGCCCGCGATCATCGGCCGGCCCATCGGCGCCGAGATGTCTGCAGTCATCACCTTCATTGCGTTCGAGGCCGCCTACTTCAGCGAAATCATGCGCGCCGGCATCCAGTCCATTCCCAAGGGCCAGGTGCATGCCGGCCAGGCGCTGGGCATGACGTATGGGCAGAACATGAAGCTGGTGGTGCTGCCCCAGGCGTTCCGCAACATGCTGCCGGTGCTGCTCACGCAGACCATCATCCTGTTTCAGGACACTTCGCTGGTCTACGCCATCGGGGCCTACGACATGCTCAAGGGCTTTGAAGTGGCGGGCAAGAACTTCGGTCGCCCCATCGAGGCCTACCTGGCTGCGGCGGTGCTGTACTTCGTGATGTGCTACGCGCTGTCCTGGCTGGTCAAGCGACTGCACCAGAAGATCGCGATCATTCGCTGA
- a CDS encoding amino acid ABC transporter ATP-binding protein has translation MIELKNVSKWYGPVQVLNECTASIQKGEVVVVCGPSGSGKSTLIKTINALEPFQKGEITVDGIALHDPKTDLPKLRSRVGMVFQHFELFPHLSVTDNLTIAQIKVLGRSADDAKKRGLKMLERVGLMAHKDKFPGQLSGGQQQRVAIARALSMDPIVMLFDEPTSALDPEMVGEVLDVMVGLANEGMTMMCVTHEMGFARKVSNRVIFMDVGGKILEDCSKEDFFNNPDARQPRTKDFLNKILQH, from the coding sequence ATGATCGAACTCAAGAACGTATCCAAGTGGTATGGCCCGGTGCAGGTGCTCAACGAGTGCACGGCCAGCATCCAGAAGGGCGAAGTGGTGGTGGTGTGCGGGCCCTCGGGCTCGGGCAAGTCCACGCTGATCAAGACCATCAACGCGCTGGAGCCCTTCCAGAAGGGCGAGATCACGGTCGATGGCATTGCGCTGCACGACCCCAAGACCGACCTGCCCAAGCTGCGCAGCCGCGTGGGCATGGTGTTCCAGCACTTCGAGCTGTTCCCGCACCTGTCGGTGACGGACAACCTGACCATCGCCCAGATCAAGGTGCTGGGCCGCAGCGCGGACGACGCCAAGAAGCGCGGCCTGAAGATGCTGGAGCGCGTGGGCCTGATGGCGCACAAGGATAAGTTCCCCGGCCAGCTCTCGGGCGGCCAGCAGCAGCGCGTGGCCATTGCCCGTGCGCTGAGCATGGACCCGATCGTGATGCTGTTCGACGAGCCCACGTCGGCCCTCGACCCCGAAATGGTGGGCGAAGTGCTGGACGTGATGGTGGGCCTGGCCAACGAAGGCATGACCATGATGTGCGTGACCCACGAAATGGGCTTTGCCCGCAAGGTGAGCAACCGCGTGATCTTCATGGACGTGGGCGGCAAGATCCTGGAAGACTGCTCCAAGGAAGACTTCTTCAACAATCCGGATGCACGCCAGCCGCGCACCAAGGATTTCCTGAACAAGATCCTGCAGCACTGA
- the pyrC gene encoding dihydroorotase translates to MTAATSTPTDTLTITRPDDWHLHVRDGEALHTVVPHTAAQFGRAIIMPNLRPPVTTAEQALAYKQRILAAVPAGMQFEPLMTLYLTDNLPADEIARAKDAGVVACKLYPAGATTNSDAGVTDIRKTYKTLEAMQKAGILLLVHGEVTSSDIDLFDREAAFIDQQLIPLRRDFPELKIVFEHITTKDAADYVASADRFTAATITAHHLLYNRNAIFTGGIRPHYYCLPVLKRETHRVALVQAATSGSAKFFLGTDSAPHPAHLKEHATGCAGCYTAHAAIEMYAEAFDSVGALDKLEGFASFHGPDFYSLPRNTGTVTLRRESWTPPESFAFGEANLKPLRAGEALPWRLVA, encoded by the coding sequence ATGACCGCCGCAACTTCCACCCCCACCGACACCCTCACCATCACCCGCCCCGACGACTGGCACCTGCATGTGCGCGACGGGGAAGCGCTGCACACCGTGGTGCCGCACACGGCCGCGCAGTTTGGCCGGGCGATCATCATGCCCAACCTGCGCCCTCCGGTCACCACGGCCGAACAGGCGCTGGCGTACAAGCAGCGCATCCTGGCCGCGGTGCCCGCGGGCATGCAGTTCGAGCCGCTGATGACGCTGTACCTCACCGACAACCTGCCGGCCGACGAAATCGCGCGCGCCAAAGATGCGGGCGTGGTGGCCTGCAAGCTCTACCCCGCCGGCGCCACCACCAACAGCGACGCGGGCGTGACCGACATCCGCAAGACCTACAAGACGCTGGAAGCCATGCAAAAGGCCGGCATCCTGTTGCTGGTACACGGCGAGGTGACCAGCAGCGACATTGACCTGTTCGACCGCGAAGCCGCGTTCATCGACCAGCAGCTCATCCCGCTGCGCCGCGATTTCCCCGAGCTGAAAATCGTGTTCGAGCACATCACCACCAAGGATGCTGCCGACTACGTGGCCAGCGCCGACCGCTTCACGGCCGCCACCATCACCGCGCACCACCTGCTGTACAACCGCAACGCCATCTTCACCGGCGGCATTCGCCCGCACTACTACTGCCTGCCGGTGCTCAAGCGCGAAACGCACCGCGTGGCGCTGGTGCAGGCCGCCACCAGCGGGTCGGCCAAGTTCTTCCTGGGCACCGACAGCGCGCCGCACCCCGCGCACCTCAAGGAGCACGCCACCGGCTGCGCGGGCTGCTACACCGCGCACGCTGCCATCGAGATGTATGCCGAGGCGTTTGACAGCGTGGGCGCGCTCGACAAGCTCGAGGGCTTTGCCAGCTTTCACGGCCCGGACTTCTACAGCCTGCCGCGCAACACCGGCACCGTCACCCTGCGCCGCGAGTCATGGACGCCGCCCGAGAGCTTTGCCTTTGGCGAAGCCAACCTCAAGCCCCTGCGCGCCGGCGAAGCGCTGCCGTGGCGGCTGGTGGCGTAA